The window ACCGATCCCCGTCTGGGACTGGTACACCGTATCGACAAGGACACCTCAGGACTGCTTCTGGTTGCCAAAACACCCGAGGCCAAGACAGATCTCTCCGCACAGTTTTTCCACAAGACAACCAAGAGAAGGTATATCGCACTGGTGTGGGGAAATGTTGCAAATGAAGAGGGGACCGTTACCGGCAATATCGGCCGCGACCCTAAAGACAGGATGCTGATGCGCGTTTTCCCGGACGGGGAACAGGGAAAACCTGCAGTTACGCACTACAAGGTATTGGAAAGGTTCGGTTACGTAACGCTTGTACAGTGCGAACTGGAGACAGGCCGCACCCACCAGATACGTATACACATGAAACAGATCGGACACACGCTCTTTAACGATGAACGCTATGGAGGTAACGAGGTGTTGCGCGGCACACATTTTGCCAAATACAAACAGTTTGTCTATAACTGTTTCGCACTCTGTCCGAGGCAGTGCCTGCATGCACAGACACTTGGTTTCGTACATCCCCGTACGGGCAAGGAGATGTTCTTCGAAAGCGATATTCCCAAGGACATGCAGGAGGTTATCGATCGCTGGCGCACCTATACCGCCGCACGCGAATCGGGAGAACAGTAAACTGAGGCAAATAACACCACAACGATAGAGTATGAAAAAAAACATCGCCATTATCTGGGGAGGATATTCATCCGAAAAGGAGGTTTCGGAACGAAGTGCCAGAGGGATATTTTCATTTATAGACAAGGAGAGATACAACCTCTTCAAGGTAAGGATCGACAAAGCGGGCTGGGAAGCAGAATATGAAAACGGTAGCTATCCCATCGACAGGAACGATTTCAGCTTCACGGCGAATGGAACAAAAACGGTATTTGACTTTGCCTATATTACCATTCACGGCACTCCGGGAGAGGATGGTGTATTGCAGGGATACCTCGATATGCTCGACATTCCCTATTCCTGCTGCGGGGTACTGGCTTCAGCACTCACATTCAACAAATTCACCTGCAACCGTTTTCTGAAAAGTTTCGGGTTCAACGTCGCCGAATCGGTGATGCTCCGGTCAGGTGAATCGTTTGATGCCGGATCGATCGTTCAGCAGCTGGGCCTGCCACTCTTTGTAAAACCCAACATCGGCGGCTCCAGTTTCGCCACCACCAAGGTAAAAGAGGCTCCTTTACTGGCAAACGCAATAGATGAAGCTTTCAAGGAGGCATCAGAAGTGATGATCGAGAGTTTTATCGCGGGGACGGAAGTGACCTGTGGATGCTTCCAGACCGGGAATGGATTTCAACACCTGCCGCTTACCGAAGTTGTCACCCGTAACGAGTTTTTCGACTACAATGCCAAATACAACGGCGAGGTCGAAGAGATCACCCCGGCACGTATCCCGGACAATCTGGCGGCAGAGATCCAGGGGCTAACCGAAAGAATTTACCGGATTATCGGGGCGAAAGGTATCATCAGGGCAGACTATATCATCTCCGATGGCGTTCCTTTTCTACTTGAAGTAAACACTACACCCGGAATGACAGAAACCAGCTTCATTCCACAGCAGGTTCGTGCTGCCGGTCTCGACATCTCCAACGTGATGAGCGATATTATTGAATACGAATACAGCAAGGTAAGAAAATAAGGCTATAAATCACCGAACAGAGTATGCAAACAGAAAAGATGAAAAATTTCGACGATATACGTCCCCTGTACGACAGTGAAGTCCCTTCGGTCATCCAATCCCTGGTGAACGACCCCTATTTTCGAAGAGCAACCGAACCGCTGATCAGGCCGCTCACCTGGGAGATGTTCAGCCGGTCGATGATGGCCTGTCGAACGATTTTCGACTTTCAAAGGAGCATCATCCATCCGTTCATGAAGCAGCTGATTGCCAAAACCACCTCGGAACTCTCCTGTGTAGGGTTTGAGAAGTACAACGACGGCTCCAGTCACCTCTACATCTCCAACCACCGTGATATTGTACTGGATGCAGCCTTTCTCAACATTTTGCTGTTCGACAGGGGAACAGACACCTGCGAGATAGCCATTGGCGATAATCTCCTGATCTATCGATGGATTACCGACCTGGTCAGACTCAACAAGAGCTTTATCGTGAAACGGGGTGTCTCCGTCAGGGAGATGCTGGACACCTCCAGACATCTGTCTGAATATATTTTCGACACCATAGCGAATCGCCGGCAGTCGGTATGGATTGCCCAACGCGAGGGCCGGGCAAAGGATTCGGACGATAAGACACAGACAAGCCTGCTGAAAATGCTGACACTACACAACAGCGCAAAGCCGTCCGAAGCGCTGAGGTCGCTCGACATAGTTCCGCTCGCCATCACTTACGAGTTCGACCCGTGTGACTACCTCAAGGCCAAAGAGTACCAGCTGAAGAGGGATAATCCCGAATACAGGAAAAGCCAGGCCGACGATATCGAGAATATGCGGACGGGTATTATGGGATACAAAGGCAGGGTCTCTTTCTCGTTTGGAAACCGGATCAATGACACACTGTCGCAAATTGACCCCGAGACCGGACGGTCTGAAGTGCTAGAAATTGCAAGAGAAGCCATTGACAGGGAGATCTACAGGAACTACGTCTTCTTCCCCATCAACTATGTTGCCTACGACTTGATGGAGAAGAGCAACACCTTTTCTGCCCATTATACCGATAAGGATCGACAATTTTTCGAAAATTACATTGCAGGACAGATTGCCAAGATTGAGATTCCTGGAAAGGATCATGCTTTCTTACGTGAAAAGCTGGTCGAGATGTACGGAAATACCGTGAAGAATTTTGTTTCGGTAACATGAAAAGAGCCATGAGACGGAGAATTATCGCATATCTGACCGTTATTCTTCTTATCTTCGGGGCATGTGAGAAAGATGACGAACGTATCGATAACTTCCTCGTAGAGTTTGCCACAGTGATCCAAACGGCCGACCGGCTGACATTTCAACTGGACAACTTCAAGACACTTGTTCCGATTGATCCGCGAGGCTACTCCGGCAAGGATGGACAGCGTGTTATCCTCAACTACAGCCCATTACGTGGCGACACCATCCAGATCAACAGTGTCAACGATATCTTCACCGGGATTATCAGGGAGAGTGATGACCTGAGCACCCTTATCAAGGATCCGGTAAAGATACAAAGTGTATGGGTTGGAGGAAATCACCTGAACATGATTCTCGAGATCGAATATTTTGAAAAAAGACACGTTGTGGGACTGTTTCGCGACACCCGATCCAAGGATATCGACCTCCATTTCAGCCACTCCAGAGAGGGTGATCCTCCGGGGTACACCGAGAAGTTCTATGCCTCATTTCCGCTTGCCAATATCAAATCTTCCGACGGATCCCCCACCCCGTTCAGGTTGCATATCCATACACACGGTGGTGGACGGATATTTGAAATGGAAGTAAGATAGCGTTAATTACACAAATATCATAAATCCAATTCCAAATGAAATTAACAAAATTAGTAAAACTGCTCTGTTTACTGAATGTTCTGGGCATGATTGCCTGTTCGCAAACCTCAGCCCTGAAAGTTGTTGACCCGAAGTGTGAAAATCTACGTGATCCACTAGCGATAAACACATCACGACCCCGCTTTAGCTGGAAGCTTAACTCCGAGACAAACGGCAGCCGACAAACGGCATACCAGCTACTTGTAGCGAGCACTCCGGGTAATCTGAGCGAAGAGCAGGCCGACTGCTGGAATTCCGGAAAGATCTTGTCGCCCGAGAAAATCATGATCGACTACAAGGGCAAGGAACTTCAACCCGGAGAGTTGTTCTACTGGAAAGTCCGCGTGTGGGATGAGAACGACAATGTTTCCGATTGGAGCAAAACAGCCAGCTTCGGCATTGGCTTGCTTGATGAAAGCAACTGGAAAGCCGCCTATATCGGATATCCTTCTGAAGATGGATTTTTCCAGACTCCCCAGTTCAGGAGACTCTTCAAGGCAGAAAAAGCCGGCCGTGATGAGGTCTATCTGTTGCATGTCAACAGCCTGGGGTATCACGAAATCCATATCAACGGACAAAAGGTAGGAGATGCCGTGCTCTCTCCGGCAGTATCACAGTTTAACAAACGTTCACTGATCAACACCTACGACGTTACCTCCTACATAAAGAGAGGGGAGAACAACCTGATTATCTGGCTGGGTAGCGGCTGGTACTCGGAAGGGTTACCCGGAGTGACCGGGAAAGGTCCCGCAGTCAGGGCCCAGCTGGCAAAGGTCTCTGGAAACCGGCCTGCGGAGACCATTGTTGTAACCGACGACAGCTGGTCGGCGCGCAACAGCGAATATACCCGGATCAGCAACTGGTGGACTGGAAGATATGGAGGCGAGGAGATATCCGGCAACCTGGAGACTCAGAACCTCCCTTTCACGGAACCGGAGAAGCTGACCTGGAACAAGGTAACCCTGGTGGAGGTTCCAAACCATACGGCAACCCCCCAGATGGTTGAACCCAACAGAATCATGCAGGAGTTCACTCCCTCAACAATCGTTAGGTTGAACGACAGCACCTTCCTGGTTGATATGGGAACAACCCTCACAGGGTGGTTCGAGATAACTTTTCCCCGACTGGAAAAGGGAGACCAGGTGGTCATGGAGTATGCCGACCATCTGGACGAAAACGGGCAGATCGCAAAGCAGGGGCAGATCGATCGTTACATTGCCTCGGGAAACGGTACTGAACGGTTCAGAAACAGATTCAACTATCATGGATTCAGATATGTGAAGATATCCAACCTTCGTGAAGCACCCGAAAAATCCGCCATCAAGGCACTCCTCATACATACCGATTTTGAAACCGCTTCAGATTTTGAATGTTCCGACACCGACCTGAACCGCATTCACGACATGATTCACTACACGTTGCGGTGTCTGGGGCTAGGTGGCTACCTGGTAGACTGCCCCCAGATTGAACGGTTGGGATACGGAGGAGACGGCAACGCCTCCACCCTTACCGCCCAGACGATGTTCAACCTGGCCCCGCTCTACAACAACTGGCTGGATGCATGGTCTGACGTGATCAGGGAAGACGGCAGCATGCCACACACCGCTCCCAATCCCTATGCAGCTGGTGGAGGGCCCTACTGGTGCGGCTTCATTATTTCAGCATCATGGCATACCTACCGGAATTATGGTGACATCCGCATATTGGAGAGATACTATCCGGTAATGCAGAAGTGGCTCGAATATGTCGACAAGTACAGTCCGGAGGGTCTGTTAAAACGGTGGCCCGATACCGACTACAGAAACTGGTACCTGGGAGACTGGGCCACCCCTGACGGAGTAGGAAACCCCAACCATCTGGATGAGAGGTCGGTCGACCTGGTCAACAACTGTTATCTGTCGGTCTGCTTCAGCCAGATGGCGGAGATTGCCGGATACCTGGGAAAAAGTGATGAAAGGAGGGTTTATCTGGAGAAGAAGGAGCAACTTAACCGTCGAATTCACGAAACCTACTTCGATAACGAGAAGGGCTACTACGCCACCGGATCGCAGATCGACCTGACCTTCCCGATGCTTGCAGGGGCAGTGCCCACGGAGTTACGTGACAAGTTGATCGAGACATTGAAAGAGAAGACGGAACAGGAGAGTGGCGGCCACCTCAATACCGGGCTTGTGGGCATACCCGTCGTGATGGAATGGGCCACAAGCAACAATCAGCCCGATTTTGTCTACTCCATGCTGAAAAAGAGAACCTACCCCGGCTACCTGTTCATGCTGGAAAATGGGGCTACCACCACCTGGGAACATTGGAACGGAGCGAGAAGCCGGATTCACAACTGCTTTAACGGTGTAGGACAATGGTTCTACGAATCGGTAGGAGGGATCAGGCAAATTGAAGGGAAAACGGCATACAGTGAACTGCTTATCGATCCCCAGATCCCCTCGGGTGTAACCTGGGCCAAAACCAGGATCAACACTCCGAACGGCTGGGTTTCACTCCATTGGGAGAGTTCGGAAAGCCGAATGAAAATGGAGCTGGAGATTCCCGTAGGCTCCCGGGCCAACATTAAACTTCCTGACAATGTCACCGAAGCAACGGTCAACCGCGAACTGCAAACCGCCGTAGGGCAGCTTGTGATATTGTCAAGCGGAAAGTACAGTGTGGAGTACCCACTGCAGTGACAACCCCGAAACAGGAGGGCAGCAAAAACGCAAATGCAATTCCTACAGTCAAAATATCATTTTTCACAGGTTTAAAGGGGTATCCGGTATTAACTTTGCCCAGATACAGTTGCTAATTTAATCTCTATGAACAATACTCTCCTGCTCCGGACAGGGTAGAACTGCCGATTCAACTTCCGCTAACAGCAGATATGAACCGGACGGCACTAAATCAAAAACAATAGATTGGCATGAAAAAAATATCATTTCCGTTCTCAATCCTCTTGATAGTTGTAATCAGCTTTCAAAGTTTTTCCCAGGTGACCGTAAAGAACCTGAAGTGCGAATACCTCGAAAATCCCATCGGAATTGACGAGCCTCATCCTCGCTTCACATGGCAGATGGAACTCGAAAAACCGGGATCACACCAGACAGCATATGAACTGGTTGTGGGTACAACAGAGACCGGAGTTGCGTTGGGGAGGGGAGATATGTGGGAATCGGGAGAGGTTAACAGCTCCGTGATTCCTGTTCTCTACAAGGGTAAGGAGCTGGAACCCTTTACCCGCTATTTCTGGAGCGTGAGGGTAAAGGATGAGGAACAACAGTGGTCTGCCTGGTCCGAACCTCTCTTTTTCGAGACCGGCATGATCTGCCAGCACAACTGGAAAGGAAAATGGATTACCGACACTTACGATTTCAACGTAAAACCTGCAGCCTACTTCCGCAGGGCATTCCGCACCGATAAAACCATCAGGTCGGCACGGGTCTATATTGCTGCTGCAGGTCTATACGAACTCTCCATCAACGGACAACGTATCGGGGATCACCGGCTTGACCCCTCCTACACCCGTTTCGACAGGCGCAACCTCTATGTAACGTACGACGTCACCGCAGCTTTACAGCAGGGAAACAATGCGGTCGGCGTCCTGTTGGGAAACGGCTGGTACAACCACCAGTCTACTGCCGTCTGGTATTTCGACAAGGCCCCCTGGCGTGCGCGTCCAAAATTTTGCCTCGATCTGCACATCACCTATTCGGATGGAACGAAGGAGATCATAGCAACCGACGAACAGTGGAGAACCTCGCCAAGTCCGGTAATCTTCAACAGCATCTATACGGCTGAACACTACGATGCCAGAAAAGAACAGCCGGGATGGGACACCCCGGAATTTGATGCGGGACAATGGAACAATATCTACACCACCGGAGCCCCCTCCAACAACATCGTAGCCCAGGCATTGCATCCAATCCGAAATGTAAGGGAATATAAGCCAGTAAGTTTGAAGCAGATCGATGCCTCGACCTGGCTCTACGACTTCGGACAAAACATGTCGGGAGTAACCCGGATAAGAGTCGAAGGCCCCGAGGGTACCACCATCTGGCTGAAACATGTGGAGCGGCTCGATTCGGCAGGACGTGCCGACATGTCGAACATCGACGTGCATTACCGCCCTACGGACGAGTCCGATCCCTTCCAGACCGATATCCTTATCCTGAGCGGCAAGAAAGAGGATGAGTTCATGCCCCGGTTCAACTACAAGGGATTCCAGTATGTAGAGGTAACCGCCGATAAACCGCTGAATCTGACTACAGAGAACCTGACGGCCTACTTTATGCACAGCGATGTGCCGCCGGTTGGCAGCATAAACTCCTCCAATCTCACCCTCAACAAAGCCTGGGCGGCATCAAATGCCTCCTACCTCTCCAACCTGTTCAGTTACCCCACCGACTGTCCCCAGCGGGAGAAGAACGGGTGGACCGGCGACGCACATATCGCCATCGAGACGGGATTGTATAACTTTGACGGAATCACTGTCTACGAAAAATGGCTGGCCGACCATCGCGACGAACAGCAACCCAACGGGGTGCTGCCGGCCATCATCCCCTCCAGCGGCTGGGGATACCAATGGGCAAACGGGCCTGACTGGACAAGCACCATCGCCATCATCCCATGGAACATCTATCTCTTCTACGGCGACACCCGATTGTTGGAGTTGTGCTACGACAACATCAAACGGTATGTGAACCATATCGATGAACACTATCCTTCAGGGCTGACCGACTGGGGACTTGGCGACTGGGTGCCCGTAAAATCGGTAAGTTCCAAGGAGTATACCTCCAGCACCTATTTCTACATCGATGCGTTGATCCTGGCGAAAACAGCCCGACTTTTCGGAAAAACTGAAGATGCCGACCACTATTTCGCGCTGGCAGAGAAAATTAGAACGGCAATCAACGAAAAATACCTCGACTACGAAACGGGGATCTATGGGAGCGGACTGCAGACTGAACTCAGCGTAGCCCTCCACTGGGGTCTGGTTCCGGAAGAGTTGAGGAGCAAAGTGGCAGACAACCTGGCCAAGCGTGTAATAGCAGACAAGAAACATATCGATGTGGGACTGCTGGGTACCAAAACCATCCTGAACGCCCTGAGCGAGAACGGATATGCACAACTGGCCTACGAGGTGGCATCACAGGAGACCTACCCCTCATGGGGCTGGTGGATAGTAAACGGAGCTACCACCTTCTATGAAAACTGGCCGCTCGACGCCAAGAGCGACATATCGCTGAATCACATCATGTTTGGTGAAATTAACGCCTGGTACTACAAGGCATTGGGTGGTATCTTCCCGGATGAGCAAGCTCCTGGTTTCAAAAACATACTGCTTAAACCCAATTTTGTGGAAGGACTATCCCACTTCGAGGCTACCCACGAGGGACCATACGGCAATATCATCTCCTCCTGGAAACGAAAGGGCAAGACGATAGAGTATCATGTCACAGTCCCTGCAAACAGTAGCGCCACCCTCTGTCTGAAAGGAAAGAGTATCAGGGAGAAGAATGCACCGCTTGAAAAGAACAAACTGATTGAAGTAAGGGAGAAGGGGCAAAATCAATATATCCTGGGACTGAAGGCCGGATCATATACCTTTTCCATAAAATAAAACAATGAAACGTGGGAAAACCGTAGATGGTTGTTCTGATTTACAAGTTAAAACAATAAAAAAATGGGAAAAGCGGGTCTTTTTAGTGTCGGATTGGACACCTATTGGGGACAGTTCGACAATCTGCTGGAAAACCTGACGGGTTACCACAACCAGATTAAGAAAAAATTGTCGGAGCTGGGCGTTGAGGTTGTAGATGCCGGAATGGTGGATAATATAGACAAATCACAAGATGCGGCAACATTGCTGAAAAACAGCGATGTAGATCTAATTTTTCTGTTCGTGTCGACCTATGCACTGTCGTCCACCGTTCTTCCGATCGCCAGACAGGCAAATGTCCCCTTTATTTTGCTGAACCTGCAACCGGCGGAGAGTCTCGATTATGATACATTCAATCAGCTCGACGACTATACGCAGAAAACCGGAATCTGGCTCGAGCATTGCCAGGCATGTGCCATCCCCGAAATTGCCTGCGTAATGAACAGGGCCAATAGCCGTTATCACACCATCACCGGATATCTTGACGAACCGGATGTGTGGGATGAGATCAGCGACTGGATCGATGCGGCAAAGGTCTCAAGGAGACTCCGGGCAAACCGGATGGGGGTATTGGGAAACTACTATGGAGGGATGCTCGATGTATATACCGACCTGACAAAACAGAGCGTGACCTTCGGTACGCACTTCGAATTACTCGAAATGTGCGAGTTGAAAGAGTTGCGTGAAAATGTATCGGCAGCGGAATTACGGGAAAAGATCTCTGAATTCGAGTCTGTATTCGATATCGATCCGATGTGTGATCCTGCAGAAATCGAAAGAGCCGCAAAGACGTCGGTGGCACTCGACAAGCTGGTTTCCAAGTATCAACTGGGCGCTCTGGCCTATTATTACGAAGGACAACCGGGAAATGAATATGAAAATATCATTACCTCTGTAATTGCAGGCAACACACTGCTTACCGGCAAAAATATTCCCGTTGCAGGCGAATGCGAAGTAAAAAATGCCCATGCAATGAAACTGATGAGTGAGTTGGGTGCCGGGGGATCTTTCTCGGAGTTCTATCTTATGGATTTCAAAGAGAACGTTCTGCTTCTCGGACACGACGGTCCCGCCCATTTCAATATTGCCGAAGGAGCCGTTAGACTGGTACCGCTGCCGGTATATCACGGGAAACCGGGCAAGGGGTTGTCGATACAGATGTCAGTAAAACATGGGCCGGTAACTCTTCTTTCAGTAGCAGAGAGCAATGATTCGGTCTTCCTGCTTGTAGCTGAGGGCGAATCGGTTGAAGGTCCCGTTCTAAAGACGGGCAACACCAACAGTCGTTACAGTTTCCCATGCAATATCCGCGACTTCGTAAACAGCTGGAGCAGTTATGGTCCTTCACACCATTGTGCAATCGGGGTAGGTCATGTTGCCCGGAAAATTGAGAAGGTGGCATCCCTGCTCAATATTCCCATGGTAAACGTCTGCAAAGAAATCGAGAAAAGGTGAAAAAACTTATGAATTGCATTCTCTTACTGCTTGTAGCTACAATCCATCTTAACTGCAACCTGGCCGGTCCAAGCGGGAGCTTGACCATCGGCAAGCAGCTGTGTGAGCTTGAAGAGGCTCCCCTGCTGGTTGACACACCCACCCCACGTTTCGGATGGCAACTCCATTCAACCGAGAACGGAGTTTCGCAAACAGCTTACGAGCTGGAAATTTTCGACAGTGGAGGCAATATCGTCTGGAAATCGGGGAAGGTCATCTCAGACCAAAGCCAGCATATCCCCTACAGTGGGGAGAGACCGCTGGAAGCGGGAGAGCAATATGGTTGGCGAGTGCGTGTCTGGGACAACAAAGGTAACGGTTCGCCATGGAGTAAAATGAGTCAGTTCCGCATGGCGCCTGATCTGAATAAGCTCAACGCGCAATGGATTGGAGCCATCAAACGTAAAGATTCAAACCTTCCGGAAGGGAGAGACTATCACAGTGTCTCCGACTCGTCAGAGAAAGGAGAGCGCTGGAGGGCGACCAACCCCTTGTCGAAGAGAAGCATCTACCTGAGGAGAACCTTTAAGGTTCAAAAAAGGGTCAAGAGTGCAATTGTCTATATTAGCGGATTGGGACACTATGAGCTTTCACTCAACGGCAAGAAAATTGGCAACGACCAGTTCAATCCGTTATGGAGCGATTACGATAAGACCGTCTACTACAATGGCTACGATCTGACAGCCGAGTTGACCCGAGGGGAAAATGCAGTGGGCGTACTTCTTGGAAATGGATTCTACAACGAGCAGGGCGGACGGTACAAAAAGATGCAGGTAAGCTTTGGCCCTCCCACCCTCTTTCTGAAATTGTGCATCACCTATGCAGACGGATCAACAGCCGAGATCATCTCCGACAACAAGTGGAAATATTCGCCCAGCCCCATTCTCTTCAACAGCATGTACGGAGGTGAAGATTACGATGCGCGCCTGGAACAGCCCGGATGGGACAAGCCCGATTTCGACGATTCCAACTGGAGGCCGGTAGTTGTGGATGATGGTCCGAAAGGGGAATTGAGAGCACAAACCGCAACACCGGTAAAGGAGATGGAATATTTCACTGTACGGGAAATCAGAAGAATCGGCGAATCGTATATCCTCGATATGGGGCAAAATCTTTCCGGTTATCCCGCCTTTACGGTAACGGGAAAACGGGGCGACAAGATCCGCCTGACGGTTGCTGAACGGATTAACGATGATGGAAGCATCAACCAGACCCAATCGGGCGGACCCTACTATTACGAATATACCCTGAAAGGGGAGGGAGAAGAGAGTTGGCACCCCAGATTCTCCTACTATGGCTACAGATATATCCAGATAGAAGGAGCCAAGCCGGCAAAATCGCCAGATAACAGGGATATCCCGGTAATAAGGGAGATACGCTCCTGTTTTGTTTACAACTCGGCCGAACCGGCAGGGCGTTTTCATTCATCGAACGAGATTTTCAACAATGCGCATACCTTGATCGTGAATGCCATCAAGAGCAATATGCATGCTGTCTTTACCGATTGCCCCCACCGGGAAAAACTGGGATGGCTCGAGCAGATCCACCTGAATGGACCCGGCCTCTACTACAACTTCAACCTGGGCCGGCTTGCGCCCAAAATCATGCAGGATATCCACGACGCCCAACTTCCAAATGGGCTAATCACCAGTATCGCTCCCGAGTATGTGATTTTTGAAGGGGGCTTCAGGGACTCGC of the Petrimonas mucosa genome contains:
- a CDS encoding L-fucose/L-arabinose isomerase family protein, encoding MGKAGLFSVGLDTYWGQFDNLLENLTGYHNQIKKKLSELGVEVVDAGMVDNIDKSQDAATLLKNSDVDLIFLFVSTYALSSTVLPIARQANVPFILLNLQPAESLDYDTFNQLDDYTQKTGIWLEHCQACAIPEIACVMNRANSRYHTITGYLDEPDVWDEISDWIDAAKVSRRLRANRMGVLGNYYGGMLDVYTDLTKQSVTFGTHFELLEMCELKELRENVSAAELREKISEFESVFDIDPMCDPAEIERAAKTSVALDKLVSKYQLGALAYYYEGQPGNEYENIITSVIAGNTLLTGKNIPVAGECEVKNAHAMKLMSELGAGGSFSEFYLMDFKENVLLLGHDGPAHFNIAEGAVRLVPLPVYHGKPGKGLSIQMSVKHGPVTLLSVAESNDSVFLLVAEGESVEGPVLKTGNTNSRYSFPCNIRDFVNSWSSYGPSHHCAIGVGHVARKIEKVASLLNIPMVNVCKEIEKR
- a CDS encoding glycoside hydrolase family 78 protein — its product is MNCILLLLVATIHLNCNLAGPSGSLTIGKQLCELEEAPLLVDTPTPRFGWQLHSTENGVSQTAYELEIFDSGGNIVWKSGKVISDQSQHIPYSGERPLEAGEQYGWRVRVWDNKGNGSPWSKMSQFRMAPDLNKLNAQWIGAIKRKDSNLPEGRDYHSVSDSSEKGERWRATNPLSKRSIYLRRTFKVQKRVKSAIVYISGLGHYELSLNGKKIGNDQFNPLWSDYDKTVYYNGYDLTAELTRGENAVGVLLGNGFYNEQGGRYKKMQVSFGPPTLFLKLCITYADGSTAEIISDNKWKYSPSPILFNSMYGGEDYDARLEQPGWDKPDFDDSNWRPVVVDDGPKGELRAQTATPVKEMEYFTVREIRRIGESYILDMGQNLSGYPAFTVTGKRGDKIRLTVAERINDDGSINQTQSGGPYYYEYTLKGEGEESWHPRFSYYGYRYIQIEGAKPAKSPDNRDIPVIREIRSCFVYNSAEPAGRFHSSNEIFNNAHTLIVNAIKSNMHAVFTDCPHREKLGWLEQIHLNGPGLYYNFNLGRLAPKIMQDIHDAQLPNGLITSIAPEYVIFEGGFRDSPEWGSAGVIFPFMYYQFYGDNSLIVKHYDVMKRYVDYLGTTAKEHIVSHGLGDWCDYREDQPYGVSHNTPVPLSATAHYYMVIDYLAQAAEMTGREEDLAYYSRLREDVKSAYNNAFFDKATGQYGTGSQASNAISLFAGLVDPEQKEAVIENLIKSIEANGYWLSTGDVGNRYLFQALARNGLNEMMYRMHNHSEVPGYGFQLQFGATTLTELWDPRKGASWNHFMMGQIEEWFYRSLAGIDLEENAYSGFKSFKIAPQVVGDLTDVEASYNTLYGTISVKWKVDNGQFVMDIEVPVNCEAKVYLPRETGYTTVKGGKYHFSKELGLHWQSSGR